A window of Drosophila subobscura isolate 14011-0131.10 chromosome E, UCBerk_Dsub_1.0, whole genome shotgun sequence contains these coding sequences:
- the LOC117890507 gene encoding glycerol kinase codes for MNNGRYGRFGALIGIAYVSGTHCKFLIYSTKNAEVLAYHELKLRQIVHQAGWLEYDPTEIWKYMQECIETAYKNLVILEIDPHDIIAVGIVNQRGTTVLWNKQTGQPLYNAIGWSDSRSTSVLRRILQNVKQNVDYVRHCTGLPLSGCFSAFKIRWLMESVPAVADAIKEDKCLFGTLDSWLLWNLTGGAQAGVHSTDITNAHYTSLMNLSSQQWDAKLCQFFKLPINILPRIRSNSEIYGYVLDGPLLGVPIAGVMGEQPACLMGQLCIKAGQNVCTLDDSCFVLLNTGTEKLESENGLITGIAHQLGPRAATNYSLEGAISNAGSTVTWLREKLRINTEINSNDNVVESLNTFIGDSSMISSSCSSSMLNTECGLAAKRSEITLVPAFHGLYAPYWRYDARGIILGLSSQTTAENITQAAYEATGFQIYEVLEAFKRDTPNWDHARTHPVLTFGGEYAEDTHLVQFIADIMGYMLERPQTASPAGLGVMIAAGVTMGVVSLEYATKMYAPPTDVFSPTTTPNRREVLYRRWDYAVKRCLHWNNFETYEADIELFSQRERDPNLALRRSIPGSVFMVTSFAVLLLARYLHNHPLT; via the exons ATGAACAACGGCAGATATGGCAGATTTGGAGCACTCATTGGCATTGCGTACGTGAGCGGCACTCACTGCAAATTCCTG ATTTACTCGACAAAAAACGCCGAAGTCTTGGCCTACCATGAGCTGAAGCTGCGCCAGATTGTCCACCAGGCCGGCTGGCTGGAATATGACCCCACGGAAATCTGGAAATACATGCAGGAGTGCATTGAG ACGGCGTACAAGAATTTGGTGATACTGGAAATTGACCCGCATGACATCATCGCTGTGGGCATTGTTAATCAGCGGGGCACAACCGTGCTCTGGAACAAGCAGACTGGCCAGCCGCTGTATAATGCCATTGGGTGGTCGGACAGTCGCAGCACCTCAGTCTTGCGTAGGATCCTGCAAAACGTGAAGCAGAACGTAGATTATGTGAGGCATTGCACTGGCCTCCCGCTGAGCGGTTGCTTCAGCGCCTTCAAGATTCGATGGCTGATGGAGAGTGTTCCGGCTGTCGCAGATGCCATAAAAGAGGACAAGTGCCTGTTCGGCACACTGGACTCGTGGCTGTTGTGGAATCTAACTGGTGGCGCCCAGGCGGGAGTTCACTCGACGGACATCACCAACGCGCACTACACTTCGCTGATGAACCTGTCCTCACAGCAGTGGGATGCAAAGCTGTGCCAATTCTTTAAGCTGCCCATAAACATACTGCCCCGAATACGTTCCAATTCCGAAATATATGGCTATGTGCTGGACGGGCCGCTGCTGGGAGTACCTATAGCAGGGGTAATGGGCGAGCAGCCTGCCTGTTTGATGGGCCAACTGTGTATTAAGGCCGGCCAGAATGTGTGCACCCTGGACGATAGCTGCTTTGTCCTGCTCAACACGGGCACAGAGAAGCTTGAATCAGAGAACGGACTGATCACAGGAATAGCGCACCAGCTGGGACCCCGAGCGGCGACCAACTACAGCCTCGAAGGAGCCATTTCCAATGCCGGATCCACAGTCACTTGGCTACGCGAAAAACTGCGCATCAATACCGAGATCAACTCCAACGACAATGTGGTGGAATCACTTAATACGTTCATCGGAGATAGCTCAATGATTTCCTCTTCCTGCTCATCCTCCATGCTCAATACTGAATGCGGTTTGGCGGCCAAACGGTCAGAGATTACCCTTGTGCCAGCCTTTCATGGTCTGTATGCTCCCTATTGGCGGTATGATGCCAGAGGCATAATTCTGGGCCTATCCAGTCAGACAACGGCAGAGAATATCACACAGGCCGCGTACGAGGCGACCGGGTTTCAGATCTACGAAGTTCTCGAGGCATTTAAGCGGGACACACCCAACTGGGATCACGCGCGCACGCATCCAGTGCTGACTTTTGGCGGCGAGTACGCGGAGGACACACACCTGGTCCAGTTCATAGCGGATATCATGGGCTACATGCTGGAGCGGCCGCAGACCGCCTCGCCAGCTGGTCTGGGAGTCATGATAGCGGCCGGCGTCACCATGGGCGTGGTATCCCTAGAATATGCGACAAAGATGTATGCGCCACCGACAGACGTCTTCTCACCCACCACCACACCGAACC GTCGAGAGGTGCTGTACAGGCGCTGGGACTATGCGGTAAAGAGGTGCCTGCACTGGAACAACTTTGAGACATACGAGGCAGATATCGAGCTTTTCTCGCAGCGCGAACGTGATCCCAATCTAGCCCTACGGCGATCAATACCAGGCAGCGTCTTCATGGTCACATCGTTTGCTGTGCTCCTGCTGGCGAGGTACCTGCACAACCATCCTCTGACCTAA
- the LOC117890512 gene encoding uncharacterized protein LOC117890512, with the protein MKIPFLLLAFSMSYKHTNALEFHLGLLRPYGEIPFKACLIDGGMRSGYCIDLSLKEVFVPDTNETITNIQCRVFSRYRSCTPPAKCCTDGWDYTYVLKTDNK; encoded by the exons ATGAAGATTCCAttccttttgttggctttttccATGAGTTATAAGCATACGAATGCCCTGGAATTCCATTTGGGTCTTTTGAGACCCTATGGCGAGATTCCCTTCAAAG CCTGCCTTATTGATGGTGGGATGCGATCAGGCTACTGCATAGATCTCTCGCTTAAGGAAGTCTTCGTTCCCGAtacaaatgaaacaattacCAATATCCAGTGTCGCGTATTCTCGAGGTATCGCAGCTGCACGCCACCTGCCAAATGCTGCACCGATGGCTGGGACTACACCTACGTGCTGAAAACAGACAACAAATAA